Below is a window of Leptidea sinapis chromosome 4, ilLepSina1.1, whole genome shotgun sequence DNA.
actaacacaaagtgacatacaaatcgcgagtgtaagacgtagcttgtcaggcACACCAAAGTAATagacctggcctgttgtcatcgATTGTATTAgaagagactctatctacacatataaattatataaagttacaaaataaatttgtttatggtCCTTATTGGGCGATTGAaaccagaaaaataaataataatttgtggttataaacattcaactataaaataatgttttaactaATTGATAATTAAACTAAtctgattaaaattatttttggccatcttaattattatttgagtaGAATTTATCCGATTACCGTAGCGTTATTatctagcaggacgttcagctgatggttattgatacgccctgcccataacaatgcagtgccgctcaggattcttgaaaaaaccaaaaattcagAGTGGCAGTACAATTTCActacattactacttcacggcaggtaaaagcgccgttatggtacccataatctagccagcatcctgtgcacgggagcctcccactggtatttaaatattaaatattacggTAAAagaatgttcataaaatatgccAAAAAAGCACAATTTATCACTCTTAGTACACACTAAACATGTCTAGTAAAATTGTCTACTTAAAactaatttattgaaataacttAATAGTACATACAACATAgtatatctacataatattacccaaatttattacataataataatatacttatataagtaGCTAGACTTGTATAACACAACacggttaaataaaaaaattaaaaaaaaaatgtttttaaaacttgtaaaaattatttatcaaaattcaTATCCACTCTTAACTTTGTCAGTGTTGGGCAAAGCCTATCTTTACAGTTCTATTATGTCTAAATTAGCGACTTTTAATATCACAATAtcttagaaaaaaaacaatatctgatgataatgaaacaaaaaacatACCCAACCCAAAACACACTTGGATTgtgaacaattattttaaaattcaataccACCACTTTATAACATTACTTATGGTATGTCTAATTCCAACATGCACACTCTTATGGCCAATTTCTATTCATAGCACCGCATAGCTTGGTTGGAGTCAGAAGACACGAACATTAGCCAGTCTTTTGATTTATGTCAGCAAAACTAATTAAAACAACTACGGCCgcacaaataaacttgatatatagttatacctaagaatatacctaatctatactaatattataaagctgcagtgtttgtttgtttgtttgaacgcgctaatctctggtactactggtccgatttgaatgattctttcagtgttgggtagtccatttatcgaggaaggctataggctatgtttttttttcaaaattagggatccgtaataaaattgctattttgtaacacaaggtgtaaaatcgaaaacccatttttgcgtgcgctgcaaaaactattgacaatagaacaaaatgatgtacaggctataatataggcaaattttttattacttataaaactatataatataactagctgccccaacagacgttgttctgtagataataaaaaatactgttttaaatgaatgtgccaataatatttcaaaacatcaagaattatttcttaaaaaagctccctgttgttataatgaaattgtttcacagcggaactgtcaaaccgtgcgtaacTAATTTCtcacatagaaaatatgtccatacaaaacaaatattgaaaataaaaataattatgggtcgcaactcaagttggaccaaactgcactccatgaagtaatccccattaaaatccgttcattagtttatgagtccatcgcgaacaaacaacgtgtcacgtaatttatatatattaagataaaccTAGTATGCAAACTATTTACAATTTAGACATGTTCCtaatgattggtttattcagacgtataacgtttcccgtgtttatttgcaaggctgacatttgaaaaacttcagaattataatttttttgacagtgttgtcagtgataaagtcaaaattttgcatatttattgtttactagctgatccgacagacgttgttatgtatataataaataaaataatgtttttttatgaatttgtcaataatatatcataacatcaagaattacttcgtaaaatatgcaccctgttgtcgtaataaaattgtttcacaacagaaaccttctctggacttccacaaataaatcggtccagccgttctcgagttttagcgagactaacgaacagcaattcatttatatatataggtagaTTAGCTATAACTTTATACACagattatttgtaaggccgctagagttaatatttaataataattttgcatgccagcaATGGCCGGTTAcattgataatttaaaattgctgacacccattgttacatgttttctggcaaaataaaggatttaattgaattttaaactCACTTTGACTTAAATAACAGAGCATCCATTTTGAAACAAGACAATACGCCAAATTCTTATGAAACCTAcagtttttcaataaattacgAGAAAAGCATCAGATCTACGTGTTAATCTTAATCTAAATACTGCAATAGATAATCGTCTACAATGCTCACGTTCATGTGCCAACTGAAATGATTCACCCCTGGTACAGTCACAACGTGCAATCGACCACTCTTGTCCAATGTTCTTAAGCCTATAGAGTCATTTACATATATCTCTTGATTGTACATTTCTATCACAGTATCGTTGACGCCGTAATATCCAAATTGGCTGGAAGAAAAGGATTAAggtgaaattcaaaaaaaaattttttttttttaaatgaaaataagggacgagacgagccagactttcttctgatggtaattgatacgctctggccaacaatgcagtgccgctcacgaacccaaaaattctgagcagcaatacaattgcgctcgtctccttgagacatgatattaagtctcatttgcccagtaatttcactagctacggcgcccttcagaccgaaacacagtaatgcttatacattacattatttcacggcagaaataggcaccgttgtggtgcccataatctagccggcatccggtgcaaaggagcctcccactggtaaaatctcCTGCCAATAACTTTAGTATAGTGGTTGTCTATGGTTACTGATATTCACTTACTGTTGGGTGGgcaaataattttgttacatcATCGTTATACAATGTGCTTATTTAAGTTTACCAAGTCATTATCAAAGTCTTAgcgtacataaaaaaaaatcacactaATCAAAACTTTATGTTAGGAGGCCCTTTAAGACATTTTGTCTTGTAAATGTTTAGGTTTTCTTAATCTTAATCTGATTCAGGATACAGAAAAATATGCTTCATATGatgataaatacaaattaagtaataataaaacaatttatacagAATGTAAAAATTGATAAAAGAGACTATGTCATGACTATTACCTGCTTTGCCATGGAGTAATAACATTATCGTCAGGCCCGCCAATCAAGACTAGCCTCTTGAGCCGTAGTAAATTTGCCTTAAAATCATCTGACTTCGCtgatctgaaaaaaaaaacgaagaagtcaaaaaaaaattaaaaatcagcAAAAAGATCAGGTTCCACCGAGATTTGAACTCGGATCGCTGGATTCAGAGTCCAGAGTGCTAACCATTACACCATGGAACCGATATCTACAGTATCGAAATTAACATACCTATTTCAtacaaagaataataaaaataagacttCGTAATGTTTagctatattaatttaaaacaaaatcatgatttgatttaaaaaaaagtaagcaAACGTGCATGGCTATTCCAATCCATACTCCACGTATGTTTTACATTAGTCTATATAAACTccactagatggcgcttatataaaattttatcagaATAATTTTAGCGTAATTTTAAGCGCTATATTATATTACCACAAAATAGTGTGATAGCGTCTTATCTCTACTAACGTTTATAAGTCACGCACAGTCAACAAAGCAAGTTTCtcgaaatattattttgtttttactttatcaTTTTAATAGACCTAGCGAGACGATTTTTCAGTGTCGAATAATTATTGTCACACACTATTAGTTATGTTATTAtctgattttattatataagcatTGATATTATCCCATCtcatccaaaaaaataaaaaggataattaatcataaaaaaaatagaagttaTGGATCTTACTTTATATGATTATTGATAAAAGGCAGGTAGACACTGTAGGTCTCATACAGTGACTGATGGTAGGGGTCCTTCCAGTAGTTACCAACAGATGTGTGTTGACCCACTCTAGAATAAAACAATTCATATGCTGACTCTTTCACCAAACCCGGAAACACCACATGGAGGAAACCAGCTGGAAGAGACaaattatcagaatgtatagtCTCTTagctgaaataaatataatatagacacTACTacacatagcctgtactatgagtgCCAAACAATGGCATATTTAAACacacttaatattttaaaaaaaagcagGGCAGACAAGTCAggagatgggaagatgatataCTTAAAGAAAATTAGTGCTATTTGCACCAGAACAGAAAACAACAGGAAAATATGGAAGAAGCTGGGGGAGGCCTATCAATGTGTCACAGGACACactgtttaattaaaatatagaaaatatatgtataaaaattacattaGCAGCAATAATGGCTtactaatagaaaaaaatatacttaactaTATAAATGCTAATTCGGAAACAAACTACTACATGTATTGACCCTTGAGGTCGACCTCAATTTCCCAGGGGTCATTATGTATATAACCATAAATGACATAAGTTATTTTGGGGTTAAGGTTTATTGACCACtattaatttacacaaattcttattttaataataaactttcaCGATACCGTATAAGCTATGTTACGTGCACCAACTTGAATGACTAATATTGAAATAGCaggtataattattttgtacttttAAAAAACTCATCAAGTCAATATGCATGCACAAGATTAATACGGCaagtaaataaaagatttttaaagtaatttggTTATGGGGggtataaaggcataaaaggcatttattttctcaaaattgattcctttacaattctttttgatgtcatttcttagtAGTACTAGATAttattaccgcttcggaaacaaatggcgctctgagagagaagaagcggcgcaagaaactctcccagcattcttttttttgcgctcttttcaagaaaaatatacaatattgtacagtcacttctatcgctataaaataatcacaatctagtcccagcatgtccgatcatttagatattcagcagtggagtaatatgatttacgacagagccattttgtGGTCCTATTAATGAACTTGTTGCGGGTTTGATATACTTTGAATGAATACTTGTGTATTAAATGTAGGCATTTGAACCCATCACAAAACCGCACAtctctttttttattagttctgCTATAATTATCGACCTCGTGAGGCGAGGTTCCCAATACCTATGTAATTGCAGTGTATACAAATCAGTCAATCAACTAAGGTGAATGGGGGCGGTGTACTGAATATTAATTGATCAGATTTAAGCATATTTTAAATGCAATCGATACTGGCTGGTGATTTTGTATAAGATCTCCCTTCCTAACCTAGTATATGAAAATTCACCTTTATAAGGCGTCTAtgggttatatatatatatatatatatatatatatataaatataggtaGTTATAATAGACCATTGCAGTAAAGGTCAGGTTTGCAAAGCCCTCGAAGATTTAAACAAATCAGATTTAATGAACTGAAATAATTTACCTCCATACTGTCCAGCCTGTGGTGAGCTCAATGATATAAAAGTGCTCACAGACACATTAGGAAATGTCTGCACTATGCCTCTGGCAACTAGTCCACCTTGAGAGTATCCTGGAATATgtcaatgtattttattatttaatggaaATATCAGTATTAAACAGCTTTAGAGAGAAATGGGATTAGGAGTGCAGAGAATATCACCTGATAGGAGGTGAATACTGTTGTTGATACCTTCTTGCACTACCAGAGAAATCTCAGAATTGTTGcagctataattattattatttacagagagatgttattaattttaacagaAAAAGAAATGTGTCAATTCTGGCTTGCAAATTCAGCGATGACATAATTGTATGACAGTGCTTAATTTTGCTCACTGCTTATTAAAATCTGTACCTATgaatttatgatatatttaaattcaatattattcattaaattagGTAAAACATAACACATGAATGTTAAAGTTATATACATTTTGTCATTTATCAACCTTTTCTTTAACAATAACCCTTATAACCCAGCAtactccaaatgctatattccTTATAATAACGTGATTactccaaataataatattcacaatGCAATGAATTAGGTCAACCAACTAAGGTAAGAGGGAGTTGggcacaaaaaaattgaaaaggAAAAAGTAAAAGACAgacttcataaatatataaactttaaaACAAGGTATAggtaactaataattataaaataaattatttttaaaatctatataCAGTGTGGCTCTATAATAACAACGTTAAAAACATATGGGTAAACCTACCTAAccttaatagtaaaaaaataatattaaaatttaaagtaaataattgtaatttttcaaacaaacaagttatatatatttaggaaacaaTTTTTAATCATTCTTACATGGTCGCATAAGACAGCAAAAAAAAGGTATCAGTGGCAAAGCTAGCGTGCGGCTACTACatttcttacaggttgttccggaaagatattatgcaaaattgatttttttcagGTTAATTAAATAtctcattatttaattttgtttatgattATGGTTAAGCAGTTCCATCCgtgtgtttaattttattattaattaatatcatcagCAGCATACAGACCTagactgtataaatatatagtaaaattgaggaaataaacaaaaataaaataaatatgtgaaATAATAACCTTCTACTTTTCTTAGTTGATTAAAAATAAGTGTCTTTTCTACAGACACTTAGTTCAGATAAAAGATTAAGTAGTGTGACACCAACAGATTAAtacttaatatgtattttaaaaacagTCAATAACCctattaatgttaattactgATTTGATATCTCTTATTTAAACAAGAACAAAAACATGcatgttaataataaacataaagaaaaatatgataacttaAATTTACAGAAAACactgatataatataaatatcttcatttaatataacataaatatctaaataattaattccaGTATTGAAATAGGTAACATTTGCACAGGTTATTTTCCAGAAGTCAATGTGTAGTTTACTTGTCTtacaaacacttttttttatggaataggaggacaaactagcgtatgtgtcacctggtgttaagtgataaccaccacacacattctcttgcaacaccagaggaatcacaagagtattgccggcctttaaggaaggtgtgtgTAGACTTTGTCACAATGTTCTATTTCACCATAAGAGcttcaaataaacatacatatgaatTC
It encodes the following:
- the LOC126979927 gene encoding lysosomal thioesterase PPT2 homolog isoform X1, with amino-acid sequence MKLKVSLDILIVIVVVLFISPNLCYKPVVLIHGIMTGSGSMEMISRRIQEKHPGTKVYNVNRFESWSSLETMWHQVLEIGQDVANISSQYPDGINLIGYSQGGLVARGIVQTFPNVSVSTFISLSSPQAGQYGAGFLHVVFPGLVKESAYELFYSRVGQHTSVGNYWKDPYHQSLYETYSVYLPFINNHIKSAKSDDFKANLLRLKRLVLIGGPDDNVITPWQSSQFGYYGVNDTVIEMYNQEIYVNDSIGLRTLDKSGRLHVVTVPGVNHFSWHMNIRGVQRARVSNIRNSKGQEA
- the LOC126979927 gene encoding lysosomal thioesterase PPT2 homolog isoform X2 — encoded protein: MKLKVSLDILIVIVVVLFISPNLCYKPVVLIHGIMTGSGSMEMISRRIQEKHPGTKVYNVNRFESWSSLETMWHQVLEIGQDVANISSQYPDGINLIGYSQGGLVARGIVQTFPNVSVSTFISLSSPQAGQYGAGFLHVVFPGLVKESAYELFYSRVGQHTSVGNYWKDPYHQSLYETYSVYLPFINNHIKSAKSDDFKANLLRLKRLVLIGGPDDNVITPWQSSQFGYYGVNDTVIEMYNQEIYVNDSIGLRTLDKSGRLHVVTVPGVNHFSWHMN